The region TCTGTACTGGCCCGTGGTGAAGCGCTTGAGGCGCACGCGCGCTCCGCGGAGTATCGCATCAAGGTGTAACGGTTCTTTTGAAAAAGGCCGACACCCGGTACCGGGCGTCGGCCTTTTTTCTGTTTGGTGGGTGGCTTATTGTGGTTCAGCCGCTCAGGTGCTGGCTGGCAAGGGTCGTTCTCCGATGGTGGTCTCCAGCTCAATCGGCTCTCCGTTGCGCAGTATCCTCAGGGTCACCTCGCTGCCTGGCGCGGTGGCGGCAATCTGATTCATTCCACGCCGACCATTGCCGACGGATTCATCGTCGATGTGGGTGAGAATATCTCCCGGGGTGAGTCCGGCCCGCTCTGCCGGGCTACCGCTGTACACAGCGGTCACTACAACGCCCTGGGTCGAGTTCATGGCGAGCGCACTCGCCTGATCCTGGCTGAGGGGGCGAACTTCCAGGCCGAGCCAGCCCCGGACCACCCGTCCGTGTTCAATGATCTGGCGCAAAGCCCGCATGGCCGAGTCCGCCGGAATGGCGAAGCTGACCCCCACCGACGTGTTGCCCTCTCCGAGAATGGCGGTGTTGATGCCCAGTAGTTGCCCATGGATGTCCACCAGTGCTCCGCCGGAGTTGCCGACGTTGACCGCGGCATCGGTCTGCAGGAAGTTTTCATACTCGCTCAAATTCAGATTGTAGCGGCCGGTGGCGCTCAGGATACCCTGGGTTACGGTTTGTCCTACGCCAAAGGGATTGCCGATCGCCAGGACAATATCGCCGACGCGCGCCTGGGTGGGTTCCGGTACGTCGATGACTCTCAGATCGTCGAGATCTATTTTCAGTACGGCCAGGTCGCTTTCCGGGTCGGTGCCGACCAGGCGGGCACGGGTTTCCCGACCATCGTAGAGCAATACCAGAATCTCGTCGGCATCGTTGATGACATGCTCGTTGGTCAGCAGGTAACCGCGTGAGTCCACAATGACGCCGGAGCCCAACGCCGACTGCATCCTTTCCTGCTGTGGGCGGTCCCGAAAAAACCGGCGATAGAAAGGGTGATCGGCCAGCGGGTGGCGCCGTTGCTCCTGAACTTTGCGCGTGTAGATGCTGACCACGGCCGGCGCAGCCCGGTCGACGGCGTCTGCGTAGGACGTTGTGGCCGGACGAACCGGATCGGGCGTGCCGTTCGGGGTTCGCAGTTCGGGGAAGGCGAGCAGTGTTAACAGAGCAATGAGCAGTCCGGTGGCGACGGGCCAGCCGAGTGACTGAAGCAGACCTCGTGCGCTCATCTACAATCTCCGGTGTTGGGTGTTAAAGGACCAGCGGGCCAACAAGGCCCGCTGGTGGGTGTCCGTCCGGTGTCGTTGACGGAAGATCAGGCGTTTCCCCGATGGGGCTCCGTCGGGATGTCAGGCTCATCATCCCGGGTTTCATCCGCGTAAGCGTCCGAGGAGCCGTATTGATAGGGCGATTCGTACCCGCCGTCGTCGTGCAAACCGTACTCTTCGCTGAGCTGGCCCTTGCCATTCTTGGGGGCCCAGTCCCGGGGTGCTTCGATATGCTCTTCGCTCAGGTAGGTTTTTTCCGAGCCCAGCAACTGGGTGTTTGCCGAGTCCAGAATCTGCCGGCTCAAGGCCGGGGTGGTCAGTTTGAGCGCACTGTTTGCCAGGTGTTCGTAGACGTCGCGATAGCTCTGAGTCAGGTTGTTCACCAGCTCAGAGGTCTTGGCAAAGTGCTCGGACACATCCTGCTGGTATCGCTTGAGCTCGTCTTCAGCGCGCACAACCCGCTCTTCGAGT is a window of Marinimicrobium sp. C6131 DNA encoding:
- a CDS encoding trypsin-like peptidase domain-containing protein, with product MSARGLLQSLGWPVATGLLIALLTLLAFPELRTPNGTPDPVRPATTSYADAVDRAAPAVVSIYTRKVQEQRRHPLADHPFYRRFFRDRPQQERMQSALGSGVIVDSRGYLLTNEHVINDADEILVLLYDGRETRARLVGTDPESDLAVLKIDLDDLRVIDVPEPTQARVGDIVLAIGNPFGVGQTVTQGILSATGRYNLNLSEYENFLQTDAAVNVGNSGGALVDIHGQLLGINTAILGEGNTSVGVSFAIPADSAMRALRQIIEHGRVVRGWLGLEVRPLSQDQASALAMNSTQGVVVTAVYSGSPAERAGLTPGDILTHIDDESVGNGRRGMNQIAATAPGSEVTLRILRNGEPIELETTIGERPLPAST
- a CDS encoding YhcB family protein — its product is MFSFGTLIITALICLLGGGALGAVLYKLTDSGSRSKELEERVVRAEDELKRYQQDVSEHFAKTSELVNNLTQSYRDVYEHLANSALKLTTPALSRQILDSANTQLLGSEKTYLSEEHIEAPRDWAPKNGKGQLSEEYGLHDDGGYESPYQYGSSDAYADETRDDEPDIPTEPHRGNA